The Mustelus asterias chromosome 30, sMusAst1.hap1.1, whole genome shotgun sequence DNA segment ttattaccctacctatattctgactctctctcttatttctgtccttcacgctgttttctcagaccagtttgttcaaattggtcttttacttcctctattctagctgctactcccctttcctgtggttaaaatccactcctgtgcttttggctactgtattaggtcagagagtgatctctcactgatctctctccctctcggttgacgtcccttacccgaggtcctgggtaggtttggactggcaggttttcccacacttactctcttctgggcaagtcgtgacctgaaaaacccgctccaaaccgcttgacttaacctaattgcattactttagctttcggcctttttcccgtctcactttttacccattcacagacaatacagtattcgcagcgcgcttttgcatgcaaaaattctgctcttcagatcagactcagtctctcaaaaatttttacacaatttggttttacctgtgcaggatatctttttgggttggggagatccaggaccagcagagagccgggcgcaccgggcctcgagaaaacccctttctgacaacaaggatttacatgcatgcaagtctgcttaccttgttgacagaaggccggctggggacttctcggttccggtcggaccaccgtctccgctactccttccagatgcttttctgggcgatctctcaccaaccctgctaagcagcgccaattttgtcgtggttccccaggacgacaatttattcacatcaattaaaacagagagtctgagcagcgatcttccaagcaatagactttatttctcagcacaagagataaagtcgggaacgtccggaacactccaaagagcccttgggcttacagtcttttatgtacatttcagcctcatatttcaagatcctcctctcccttttacagcctgtccttggttgttatcttaccctacagcccgacctttctttggccaccattagttttagttgaccctttatctgttttctttgcaattggtcgctccctgttatatctctttgtctcttaaaccatggtggttataactcttgctcttatctgaatttttctgtttgtataataatcgtggttttgtagactaaggccgaaagtgttagaaaggacattctctctgctgattttatggttttatggtccactattaagttgaaccaccgagcagtcttccttgttttcttaagtgactgttgtctgcttaccttaattagtgattgctatattacttctctagttcctccactttgatcatatcgactacacttgattatattaggtcacacgaagttattttaggttatatacccatctcactactcacctaaatctgctatatcatttcactaaaacctgtgaatctgaatttcatacctagctcatacaatatctaatacaatttcccttacaagtgaatctgaatttcatactaaactcatacaatatccagtacaatttcccttacagtccctctgcgtctctacaccctttatggttcttccatttatcgtgtagctcctcctcacattattcccaccaaaatgcatcacttcgcatttatcaggattgaactccatctgccatttccttgcccaaatttccagcctatctatatccttctgtagcctctgacaatgttcctcactatctgcaagtcctgccagttttgtgtcgtccgcaaacttactgatcaccccagttactccttcttccagatcatttatataaatcacaaacagcagaggtcccaatacagagccctgcggtacaccactagtcacaggcctccagccggaaaaagacccttccactaccaccctctgtcttctatgaccaagccagttctccacccatctagccacctccccctttatcccagaaTAACCTTGTAGTGGTAGATATATTTACCTGGTGGATTGAAACTCTTTATGCATAAAAATTATGCATAAATTACAGCTAAAATCTTGTGGGAACAGTTCTTTACAAGATGGGGATTTCTGAAAAGGATGGAGAGTAATAATAATGGTTCTCATTTCACAGCAGAAATAATGTAACAGCTCCGTTGTCTTGTGGGTGTGTTAAACACTCAgatgggaatcaaatctgggtccctggcgctgtgaagcagcagtgctaaccactgtgctaccgtgcctcccaaaacattaaatctgtttctctcgccagaggtgctgtcagacccgctgtgtTTTTACAGCACTCCCTGTTTGTATTTATGAGTTCAGGAGTCAGGCCAGAAGGAAATTTAAAGACAGTTTGGCCCGGTGGGCGAATGGAAGAGAGGGAaggagcagaggcagctgatcagattgtctcaatcttggtgacaaagaagctccatgagctcctcacacttgttggaggtgaggatggaggagacgggAGAGGGGGAAGCCCTTCAAATGGAACTAACATGTTTGAGGTATTAAAAGCATTCATCACACTGTGTTGAACATAAAGCTTGTGTATTTAAGTTCCACCCAAAATATAAACCTTCCAACTGGGCTAGGAtttatcagcagaaacagacaccaatgaaaatagTCAGGACCTTGACGTGATTAAGAGCAAAATCCGgtccttgcagtcactcgtgaacacgctggtgtttcagcaggtgaggtgactgagtgaatcccttcccacacacggagcaggtgaatggcctgtccccagtgtgaattcgctggtgctttaccaggttggatgattgactgaatctcttaccacaatcagaacaggtgaatggtgtctccccggtgtgaactcgctggtgtctctgcagggtggatgaatcaataaatcccttcccacaactggagcaagtgaatggcctctccccagtgtgaactcgctggtgtttcaacaagatgaatgactgactgaagcccttcccacactcagagcaggtgaacggcctctctccggtgtgaccTCGCTGGTGTTTTAGGAGGTTGAatgattgagtgaatctcttcccacactgggagcagataaatggcctctccccgttatgaattctctggtgtttcagcaggtaggatgaatcagtgaatcccttcccacaatcagagcaggtgaacggcctctctccagtgtgaactcgctggtgtttcagcaggataGAAGAGGTAgggaattccttcccacagtcagagcatctgaatggtctctctctcgtgtgaactctctggtgtgtcagcaggattGATGAggtagcgaatcccttcccacactcatgacagttgaatggcctctccccagtgtgaacccaccggtgtttcagcagatgggatgaacaaatgaatcccatcccacacttggagcaggtgaacggtctctccccagtgtgaacccgccggTGTGTCAACAAGatggatgaggtagtgaatcccttcccacactcagagcaggtgaatggtctctctccagtgtgattgTGTCGATGAGTTTTCAGTTCAGATGGAaatctgaatctcttcccacagtctccacatttccattgtttctccctgttgtgactgcatttatgtttcaacaggccagatgatcggctgaatgttcgtccacacacacaacacgtgtacggtttctctccactgttAACCGTGCTTtccccttccatgttcaaaacccaATGATATTCAGATTACACTAATTTAGGCGATAGCGTCAGATCCTGATgcgatgtttggtttgagttttctCCCTTCCACTCCTGcacttctaatatcctgtaaaaaaaaaGTCCAAAGTTAAAAATTGAAGCAAATATTTCTCTTGGTTTGAGTTTACTGTGTGGAAATCCTCCCCTTCTCACCCTCTGGAAAAGGAGACTCCAAAATCCATcaatgtcagtccaggatagaaattcacaacattttcTCACAGGGACAGTGATAACCGTGCCTGTGTCCTGAGATGACAGCCATTAACCCAAGTCTATCAGTGTTTCTCCTTCActatttcatgtgatgtgggtttTATTGCcaaaaccagcatttatttcctgccCCTGAGGAGGGCAGTTAGAGACTGAATCGCATGTTGACAAGTCTATGGAGAGACAGCAGATTCCCATGAATAAACAGGGTGGGTTTTTAAAATTGTTCACAGCTGTAATGGTTACTCAAGTGaaattatattccagattttccgGCGTTTTGTGAATTCTATTTAAATCCCCCCCAGCTCcatgatgggacttgaacccttgtccccagaacattaggctgTGTCACTGATATTACCACCACCTCCCCGATTGTAGAGGGGCTGCAATTACCCCCcaggtcggtgcaaactcgggcCCGGGGGGGGTTTTATTCGGGGTTTGAGGCCTCCTCCACTGGCTGTTTCTGAAGCCTCTGCACTCACTTCCCCGCCTCCCTGCAGCTCCAGCACCCACACTGCGCATGGGCCAGTCCGAATCCGCACAGCGCATGCTCCACTCAGAATCAGGTACTGCGCCCGCGCAAGCGGCTGCTATTGTGACAATACGGCACATTCTCTCTCGCTGCGAATGCTGGGTAAGAGGACCGCCATAGGAAGGAGATAATGTTCAACACAAAATTGTATTTTGTCATCCAATTACGATCAGAACTACAGGGTTAATATATAAAATTATTAAACCAATTGATACATCTACCAATGTGCATggtgggattgtcactggacgagtattccagagacccagggtccttTTAAAGTCTTCCCCACTCTGTCGTAGGTTGCAGCAAGATATAGTTGGGTTGGTCACATGGGCAGAACAGTGATAGACttcgaaatatatcaccattccttcacagtcgctgggacaaaatcctggaattccctcccgaaccgcattgtaggtaaacccacagcacatgaactgcagcgattcaagaaggtagctcaccaccaccttctcaagggcaactagggatggccagcgagcaacacccatgtcccacaaattaataaaaaaaatatgCTATTTAATCTTGATAAGTgcaaagtgatgcactttggaataaGTAACAAGACAAAGAAATAATTAATGAAAGGAAGGACACGAGGTAAAATCAGAggagcagatggatcttggggtacttattcacttaAGGTAGCAGAGCAGCTGAATAGgataagaaggcatatgagacacttgcttttatcagtcgtggcatacagtataagaacaaggagataatgttggagctgtactgaatgttggttaggccacagctggagtacggtgtgcagttctggtcacctcactccaggaaggatgtgattgcactggagggggtacagaggagattcgccaggatgttgcctgggatggaacatttgagctataaggagactgGATCGGTTTGGAgtgtttagagcagagaaggctgacggGGACATGACTGGtgaataagattatgaaggatatgGACCGGGTGAGCAgagcccttggttgaggggtcaatcatgaggggacatagttttagggtgcctgacaagagattcagaggggagttgagaaaaaaaaatcagagggtggtgggagtctggaataaactgcctgggaaggtagtggaggctggaaacttaacaacctttaaaaagtatttggatgagcacttgaaatattataGCATTCAggtaaggatatgggacaagtgctggaaaatagg contains these protein-coding regions:
- the LOC144480785 gene encoding uncharacterized protein LOC144480785, with amino-acid sequence MEGESTVNSGEKPYTCCVCGRTFSRSSGLLKHKCSHNREKQWKCGDCGKRFRFPSELKTHRHNHTGERPFTCSECGKGFTTSSILLTHRRVHTGERPFTCSKCGMGFICSSHLLKHRWVHTGERPFNCHECGKGFATSSILLTHQRVHTRERPFRCSDCGKEFPTSSILLKHQRVHTGERPFTCSDCGKGFTDSSYLLKHQRIHNGERPFICSQCGKRFTQSFNLLKHQRGHTGERPFTCSECGKGFSQSFILLKHQRVHTGERPFTCSSCGKGFIDSSTLQRHQRVHTGETPFTCSDCGKRFSQSSNLVKHQRIHTGDRPFTCSVCGKGFTQSPHLLKHQRVHE